From Methanoculleus thermophilus:
AGAGGACTCCGGTGCACGCAATCATCCACGAGAAGATCCCCGAGATCGCCGGCATCGCGGCACGCCACCGCGTAAAAAGGCTCGGCATCTTCGGTTCGGCGGCAGGGGACCGGTTCGACCCGGCATCGAGTGACATCGATTTTGTCGTCGAGTTCGAGCCGATGACCCCGGTGGAGCATGCACGGGCGTACTTCGGTCTCGCCCAAGACCTGGCCCGAGCCTTCGGCCGCGAGGTCGATCTCGTTGAACTGTCCGCGGTAAGGAACCCGATCTTTCGCCAGGCGGTGGAAGAGACCGC
This genomic window contains:
- a CDS encoding nucleotidyltransferase family protein is translated as MHAIIHEKIPEIAGIAARHRVKRLGIFGSAAGDRFDPASSDIDFVVEFEPMTPVEHARAYFGLAQDLARAFGREVDLVELSAVRNPIFRQAVEETAREIYAVA